The proteins below are encoded in one region of Sporosarcina sp. FSL K6-1508:
- a CDS encoding Na+/H+ antiporter NhaC family protein, which translates to MPNLKVKKGNPFALFPLLVFVLLFIGTGIITKDFSNMPLNVAILIAAAIALMMNRKEKLSSKVETFTKGAGHPNIILMAVIFILAGAFSAVARGMGAVESTVNLGLSLLPTNLLMVGLFVIGCFISISMGTSMGTVVALAPIGIGIASQTGIPLALAMATVIGGAMFGDNLSMISDTTIAAVRTQNIKMKDKFKVNFLIVLPGAIVTAIVLGIITRGNVASLGGDYPYELFKILPYIAVFVAALLGAHVLVVLLGGTLFAGIIGMIDGSYSFGGFLQLVAEGIISMEDLAIIAILIGGVVEIIKYNGGIDYLLYVITSKIKSKKGADFGIAGLVSMANIATANNTISIIITGPLAKSIADEYEIDPRKSASLLDMFASSWQGILPYGGQMLAAAGLAAISPVSIIPYSFYPVLIGICGVVAILIGYPKFRQTDKSVEKIVVSPIEDK; encoded by the coding sequence ATGCCGAATCTTAAAGTGAAAAAGGGGAACCCCTTTGCGCTTTTTCCATTACTTGTTTTTGTGTTGCTATTTATCGGCACAGGAATTATTACAAAAGACTTTTCAAATATGCCATTGAATGTAGCGATACTAATTGCTGCCGCTATTGCTTTGATGATGAATAGAAAAGAAAAGTTGTCCAGTAAAGTGGAGACTTTTACGAAAGGCGCAGGCCATCCGAATATTATTTTAATGGCTGTCATTTTTATTTTAGCTGGCGCATTTTCTGCAGTTGCTAGAGGAATGGGGGCCGTTGAATCCACAGTTAACCTTGGCTTATCTCTATTACCTACGAATTTATTGATGGTTGGATTATTCGTTATCGGTTGTTTTATTTCGATTTCAATGGGGACGTCAATGGGGACCGTTGTTGCCTTGGCGCCAATCGGAATAGGGATTGCGAGTCAAACAGGTATCCCGCTGGCATTGGCAATGGCGACAGTAATCGGCGGTGCAATGTTTGGTGATAACTTGTCGATGATCTCGGATACGACGATTGCGGCGGTTAGGACACAAAATATAAAAATGAAAGACAAGTTTAAAGTGAACTTTTTGATCGTATTACCCGGAGCAATTGTCACAGCGATTGTTTTAGGCATAATCACACGAGGTAATGTAGCTAGTTTGGGTGGGGACTATCCGTATGAGTTGTTTAAAATACTCCCTTATATCGCAGTATTTGTAGCGGCGTTATTAGGTGCACATGTGCTGGTCGTTTTGCTTGGTGGAACGCTGTTTGCCGGAATTATCGGTATGATTGACGGGTCTTATAGTTTCGGCGGTTTTTTGCAACTAGTTGCTGAAGGAATCATTAGTATGGAGGATTTGGCGATCATTGCTATCTTAATCGGTGGCGTCGTTGAAATCATCAAATATAATGGGGGTATTGATTATCTTTTATATGTCATTACAAGCAAAATTAAATCGAAAAAAGGGGCTGATTTTGGGATTGCCGGTTTAGTTAGTATGGCTAATATCGCTACCGCGAATAATACGATATCGATTATCATTACAGGGCCTTTAGCAAAAAGTATCGCTGATGAATATGAGATTGACCCAAGGAAGTCGGCTAGTTTACTTGATATGTTCGCAAGTAGCTGGCAGGGGATTTTGCCGTATGGAGGGCAAATGCTTGCAGCCGCTGGATTAGCAGCAATATCACCGGTTAGTATTATTCCTTATTCATTTTATCCCGTATTAATCGGAATTTGCGGAGTTGTTGCCATTTTGATCGGCTATCCGAAATTTCGTCAGACAGACAAGTCGGTGGAGAAAATTGTGGTATCACCTATAGAAGATAAATAA
- a CDS encoding S-ribosylhomocysteine lyase codes for MAVVESFLLDHTKVKAPYVRLAGTEQHEKGSTVQKYDLRFLQPNEDALPTSAVHTLEHLLATYLRDELTGIVDISPMGCRTGFYMIIWDEHEPKEVAAALTTVLEKVVTTEHVPAVSALECGNYRDHSLFAAQEYAKLVLEAGLSDDPFRA; via the coding sequence ATGGCAGTGGTTGAAAGTTTTTTATTGGATCATACAAAAGTAAAAGCTCCTTATGTACGCTTAGCTGGTACGGAACAACACGAGAAAGGAAGCACTGTACAAAAATATGACTTACGGTTTTTGCAACCGAACGAAGATGCACTGCCTACTTCAGCCGTTCATACACTAGAGCATTTACTTGCGACGTATTTGCGAGACGAGCTGACGGGAATTGTCGATATCTCACCAATGGGATGCAGAACAGGATTTTACATGATCATCTGGGATGAACATGAACCCAAAGAAGTTGCCGCTGCTTTAACGACAGTGCTTGAGAAAGTAGTAACTACTGAACACGTTCCCGCTGTGTCTGCACTTGAATGTGGAAACTATAGAGATCATTCACTATTTGCTGCACAGGAATATGCAAAGTTGGTTCTTGAAGCAGGATTAAGTGATGACCCGTTCCGCGCTTAA